The following is a genomic window from Thaumasiovibrio subtropicus.
TTGCGACGTATGCGGCGCTTTCAAAAATCTTACCCACGGCGCGAGGGGTTAACGCATCTGTGTAGCGGTCGCCGTCGTTGGCTTCCGGTGCATCACTCGGTGCCATTTCAACAATGTGCTGTAGACGATATTTCCCTGACCATTCTTGGTGCAGCAATTGAATGGTGGAAACACGGGGCTTCATTTTCGCCCTGTCGGCGCTGTCGTAGAGCGATTCCGGTTGCATGGCCGTCCGGTCGTCAAACTCTTTTACGCCCTGTAGAGAGCGGCGGAGCGCGGTTAATTTGGTGATATGACGCGGGTCTTTATTGCGTGTCGGACTTTTGCGGCCTTGGACAAGCCTATTCTTTTCGGCGCTTTGCGCCGCGCTTCGCGCTAAGATCTTCTCACGTTGATAGGCGATAAATTTTGGATCGGGTTTAAAGGCTTCGGCTTCTTTGCGCGCATAAATTTCAGAATCACGAAAGACGCGATTCATCTCCCACCATTGCTCGTTTGTGGCGAGTTCAACAGGAGGCCCCATAAATCCGAAACCTAAAAAACCAGCATCATAGCTGGCTATATTTCTTTCGATGATATCGGCGGGTTTGACCGCCGATGCAATGTTGAGTAGTTCGTCTTTATTCATCGGCAATCTTTTCAGCTTGCTCGATAACCTTGCCAACATCGAAACCTTCATGCTCGATCAATACAAGAAAGTTGTGTAAGTCGGCCGTGTGGGAAGTCACTAAGTCTTCTCCCACTATTCCGGACAACAGTTGTCGGTTACGATACTCATAGGCAAATTCAAGGAACATTTTAGCCCCTTTATCGTCTTGTATCGCTTCTAACTTCTTAGCCATCTGATAACAGGTCTCTCCAATCTCTCCCGCGTGACGACCGTTATCATCCTGTACCAAGACATGAGTCACCCTTTTCTTTAAATCAGCAATCAAGGTTTCTATCGACCGAGTGAACATTTCCATTTTCGAATTCCTTATCTAAGCCAGAACCACTATCCGCTTATCCCCTTCGCAAGGGATAACCGCGATATTGGTTAACAGCGTGGTTGGTTCGTTACCTGTGAATTGTTGCGCCTCGGCAATGGTGCGGTGATAGTTGGCATGAACCGGAAACGGCACCGCTTGATTAGGTAGAGGCAAACACTTTTCGTTTGAATAGAACTCAACGGTCGCCACATTTACCCCCTCGGATCCAATCAAAAGAGAAAACGACATTATCCGGCTTCTGTTGATAGTCAGTGAGAAACTTAATGCGAATCTCGATATAGCGCTCACCATCGATAAGCATCACACGATCACCCACTTTAAAATTTCGGTCGTTTAGACGAATTTCGAATGTTTTGTCACCGCGAATAATGGCTTCAAGATACTTCGGTTGAATCTTTAACTCATGGACTTGGACGCTCATAACAATCCCTTTTGCGCCTTGAATGCGCGCCGTGCTTGTACTTGATATTCACGGCTGTAACGGAAATCGCAGCCGCCTGTGAGGTTCGAGTGTGCTTTCAGTTGGTGCTTTGCCCTTAGCTTTCTTAACTGCTCAAGCGAACGGGCTTTTAGTGCTGGGTCGAAGTTCTTGCACCCTTCCATGTCAGGACATGGTTGATGAATCGGATGATTCGACATAGCCGCCCCCTGTTAGTGGTTCACCTGTTGCCATTCATGCTTGGCAGCGGCATAACACTCGTCGATGTGTTTTGCTAAATCTTCAATCTTGATTAGCGTCGGACTGCGTTCAGAATCACGCAATTTGAAGGTAGGGACTGGAAAGTCACACGCCTTTACCTTTTGTTCAGCTGTTTTTGGTGTGATGCCAAAGAATTCTTGGCAGACATTTCGAAGCTCAACCGTAGGGCTTCCGAATCGTGCTAGCAGTGCAAAATTTGTGTTCATAACTCACCCATGTAGTAGACTTGAGGTAACTCTAGTCGGCGTCAACGACTTCAAATCACCTGCATTAACCATATGCAGCATTATTGCGGATCATTTTATGAACCGCAATGTTTTTGCAGACATAGGCAGACTTCATGAAGCACATAGATGAACAAATTGAACAGCTAAAAAAAATGACTCAAACCGCCAAGAACGTTGACTTGGCAAGGGCTCTAGAGGTTTCCCCGAAGACGATCCAGTCATGGAAAACGCGGGAAAAAATCCCAGAAGATATTTTCATAAAGGCGAAACGAGTCGCAGAAACGGGTGCAATAACTCCCAAGGGTTACATTGCATTACAGCTGTTTGATATCGAAGTGAGTGCAGGACATGGAGCGCTGGTCGAGAAGGAAGAAGAATCAAGCGCAATGGTATTCAGCGAACGCTATATCCGGCATGAGTTAGGTTTCAACCCTAACGATATTTTCTTAATGCCGATTCGTGGCGATAGCATGAGCCCTACTCTCAAAAACCAAAGCATTGTCATGGTTAACCGTGTGGATGGATTCTCTACGGATGGGGTTTATGTGTTCCGCTACGACGGCCAATTGATGGTTAAACGTCTGCAGTTCTTGCCGGGCGGCATCAAGGTGGTCAGTGATAACACCGCTTATGAAGCATGGGAACTGAGCAAGGAAGATTTGAAAGGCACCGACTTTGAAATCATCGGCGAAGTTGTTTGGTCTGGGCAGAGGATGTGAGTTTCACAGTGTGAAACAGTCCCACATGTGGGACGACAAGATCAAAAAAGGAGCCGTTCGGCTCCTTTTTTAAAGTCTTGTAGCTATTCACCTACAATCGATAGTCTATACTGCTCTGCCCGACCAATAATAATCCTCATGGCTTCCTCATCCTTTTGGAATTCATGACCTTGGGGATCAAGAACAAAGTTAAGCACATAAAAATAGTGGACATCTTTGAACTGAAAGTAAGAGTAGAAAAGTAGAGTATCGCAAACCCTACGTATTTGCGCTTTGTTAATCCATTTATCATACTCAAACTCTGTTTCACCATCAAAGATGTGAACATGATGCAAGTTTTCTATTCCCGCATCAGGCTTAGGAAACTCATTTGGTTTATCTTTGCCAAAGATATCAACAAAAGAACAGTGATCTTTCTGAACATCCTCATCAGGACAGGGAATGTTACCCAAATCCGCACTTTCAGTTTTGTACTCAATAAAGTCAGAGTATAGGTCGTTGAAAGCGTCTTGCTGTTCAGCCTCTACTATGAGACTAGGATTTACATTGAAAACCAGCTTGTGACCGTCATCTTCTGATACGGTCTCTTTAAGATAAATTTCAGCCACTTTAATCCTTATGAGCCACTTTAGTCCTTTTGAGCCACTGCCTTATTCTCTTCTTTCAGTTGAGAAGCTGAAACGCGCATAGCACGAACTGCTGACGCAATACGCAGTGCACGAGGTGCGTTACGCTTACTGACAGAACCATTTTGCTTTACTAATTGTGCCATCTTTATCTCCTGCACCGAGAAGTGCAATTTCGAGAGAATCATCTATTTTAATTGACAGATAGTTTAGCTATTTGAGCTTCGTATCTTTCAGCCGTGCAACCAAACTAATCGCCAATACCTGAGCTTCATCCCACAAGATCGACTTCCTTTGAACGTTTTCTTGCATTTGCAAAGACTCGTTTGATGTTGACCTTTGTCTCGGTCTTCGACGTCCCAGTAACTCGGTGTCCTTGGACGCCGTTACCAATAGCTACAAGTTCCTTAATAGCTTTCTGGGTTGAAGTGCTCATAAGACACCCTCTCGTTCGTCATCAAATAGATAGAGTTATATCTATGCTATACAGTATATATTATCTACCAATTTCGACGCAATTGCGAGCAGTTCAGTGAAACTCATTATTGGTTGATGATTGAAAATGCAGCAGGTAAGATCTTATGGATTAACTCAAAGTGAAACCTTCGAGTCTCAAGACTGCACTAAGCGTAGTGTAGCCAGCTTACAATAGCGATGACAAGTTTAGTAAGCCTGCTTTTCTAACCCTCGCCTCGGCGGGGGTTCTGTCTTTTTAGGCCAAGAAGCTTTTTTTTGGTACTCCTATAGTACTCCTCAACCCTTCTAAACCCTTATATAGCTTGAAAGTGAATCCAATCGAGCATCGGCGCAACGCTAAAACGCTGCATAGGGAATTTAGGGGTATCCTCAGTATTTATCGAGGTTTCAGAAGTATTTAGCATGCGTCGCAATTACCTGTTATTAAATTAAGCACCTTGAAAGTCAGTCTACAGCCCCCTTGGCGCCTTTCTGACGACATTGGAAATAGCTTCCATTACTGTAAAAAGCGCACTTTACCTATCGCGCACAATCAAGACAATGCTTTGTAAATTTCAATTAGGGGGATTATACACCGAGAGTGGTAGACGTCTAAAGCGTAGGCATCGAGAGTAGACTCGGCCAACCACTTCGAGAGCGGCAACATAGCGAGAAGGTGTTATTGTGCCTCTATATCGATAGAAATATCGACGTCAGGGCTGCTTGTCGATCTTCGAGTAAAGAAAGTGTTTCTTTTCCTCAAAACGCATGCTTGAACGACGGTTGGTAAAGATAAAAAAGCACTCGCCCTCATAGGATGGCAATTTCGTCGCTAACTCATAACCCTCCAGAAGAATGCGACTTACAGGCGGCTCATGAACTTTCGTCGTCTTATCTCCTAACACCACCACGTGATCTTTCCCGTAGATTTTTTCATGCTCTGGCAGACCATCACCCAAGAAATCAAGACGATGAAGCATGTATCGAGCACAACGCACCAACTTGTAAAATCGACTCATTTAAGCCACCCGCCAACTAAGAATTACGATATTATCAATACTAACTATAGGGTCTAATCACACGCCACTGAGCACTATAATCACCTAGTTTTATATAAATTAAGAAAGACAGATATTTATGTTTTCGGCATTCTCTTTGGCACAAGCCATGTTCACAGGACTAAAACAGACACACAGGCATTCAGTTTAGAAATGGTTCGCCGATAGAGAGTAAGGATAAGCGTGCTGTCGATGCCATTTTTGCTGACACACCTACACTTGAGTGTATGGGCTGCGATAAGGTATTGGCTTGAAGCAGCACGAATAGTCGATAAAAATTGCGCATTCCAATGCACAATACTGTGTCGCAAAGGAAAAACAACGCGCTGATTTAGCAATAATTCATAACAGCTAACATGCGCAACTTGGTACGGCTCATCTATACTGAAAACGGTGGGAGAATAGAGTGAATGTCTAAGTGTCTAGTACCTATCTTAGGTTTGATTCACATTCTTGTTTACTTCTCTCCCCCCCGAGCTCTGATGCTATGGTAGAATGAGAGACTTACACTGTTTTAGATTTAGAGGTTACATGGGCGAGTCTTCTCAGATTCTCGATAAAGCGCGCCAGCTCTGCGATGAGCGTGGAGTGCGTTTAACGCCGCAGCGTTTTAAAACATTAGAATTGATAATCGAATACGGTCGTTCAATCAGTGCCTATGAACTGTTAGATCTGCTTAAAGTGACTGAACCACAGGCAAAACCACCGACGGTGTATCGTGCCTTAGATTTCTTACTTGAGCAGGGGTTTGTACACAAGGTTGAATCAACGAATAGCTACATTGCATGTTGCTCCTTAGGACACGCAGATCATTGTTCTCAATTATTAATTTGTGACAATTGCGGCTTTGTGGAAGAATGTCACGATAATGAATTAGCTGCATTGTTGCTGAGACGTGCTCAGCATCAAGACTTCAGCGTCAAGCACCATGTGGTTGAAAGCCACGGCGTCTGTCGAAAATGCAGGGACAGCAACTAAAACTTTTTACAGAGATTGAAACGGCCAGATTTAAATTATGCGTGCAGAATTTGTGAATCCATTTTTAGCCTCCCTTTTAAACGTGTTAAAGACCATGGCATCAATGGATCTTGCACCCCAGAAGCCGAGGATTAAGAAAGATGAAGTCGCTCGGGGTGATGTTTCCGGCTTGATCGGTATGGTTGGTCCACAAACCAAGGGCTCGCTTTCCATTACATTTGAGGAAAACCTCGCGCTTGAAATCATGCAGCGTATGCTTGGTGAACGCCCGAACGGTATTAACGAAGAAGTCACTGACATGGTGGGTGAAATCACCAACATGGTAACCGGTGGAGCAAAGCGTATTCTTGCCGAGAAAGGGTATGATTTCGATATGGCAACGCCAGCCGTTGTCTCTGGCCGTGGCCACACCATCACTCATAAAAGTGAAGGCTCTATCATTCTAATGCCATTCGAATCCGAGTTTGGCAGCGCTTACATCGAAATCAGTTTCGATACCTAAGTGTCACCTTTATCAGGCAGCAAACCCTCCCCGCTGCCTGAATATCTGCTGAAGACCTGCTATTAACCACTTCAAAAATAAGAAAAAATCGATCTTCGTCCTATTATCTGTCACAAAAAAATCCTAGACTGGGTCATGGTTGCATATTTTAGTTCATCAAGATGATGAAGATGTAACCTGCTAGGCAAAGCGATTTCGCTTAAAGCAACACCCTACAAGAAAGGAATTTGGAAAAATGAGTAACAAGCAGACTGGTACGGTTAAGTGGTTTAACGATGAGAAAGGCTTCGGATTTATCTCTAGTACAGATGGTAAAGACGTTTTTGTTCACTACACAGCAATTCAAGCCGACGGTCGTCGTACCCTGACAGAAGGTCAAAACGTCCAGTTTAATGTTGTAGATGGACAGAAAGGTCCTCAAGCAAGTGATGTAAGCCCAGCTTAATTTGCGACAACAGAGAATTAGAACAACGCCGCGAATACATCGCGGCGTTTTTTGTTTTAGCTGATTTGAGAGAGCAATTGGCCGCTATCCTGCTGACAACAGCCTTTGGCTATCATGCTCGCCACGCCTTAAACGTATTGATCAGGCCGTTCGTCGAGCTGTCATGGCTCGCCACTTCACCTTCTTCCTTCAACTCTGGCAAGATTTGGTTTGCAAGCTGCTTACCTAGCTCTACACCCCATTGGTCAAAGCTGAAAATATTCCAGATGATACCTTGCGCGAAAATTTTGTGCTCATACATCGCGATCAAGGCACCTAACACCTTAGGCGTTACTTTCTTGACAAGAATCGAGTTCGTCGGCTTATTCCCTTCAAAAACTTTGAACGGTACTAAGTGAGCGACCTCTTCAGCGGTTTTTCCGGCCGCGTCAAATTCCGCTTCTACTTGTGCTTTCGACTTACCAAATGCCAGTGCCTCTGTCTGTGCAAAGAAGTTTGCCATCAGCTTCTGATGATGGTCACCAGTTGGGTTGTGGCTTAATGCAGGGGCGATAAAATCACATGGAATGAGTTTTGTCCCTTGGTGAATCAGCTGGTAAAACGCATGCTGGCCGTTTGTACCCGGTTCACCCCAAATGATTGGCCCAGTCTGATAAGTGACTTCTTCACCATTACGATCCACATATTTACCGTTCGACTCCATATTTCCTTGCTGGAAGTAAGCGGCAAAACGGTGCAAATACTGATCATAAGGCAGAATAGCTTCTGACTCTGCGCCGTGGAAGTTGTTATACCAGATACCCAATAGCGCCAGAATCACCGGTAGATTGTCTTTCCATTCAGCGGTTGCAAAGTGCTGATCCATCTCATGCGCACCTTCCAGAAGCTCGATAAAGCGCTCATAACCGATTGCCAGACAAATACTCATGCCAATCGCTGACCACAATGAATAGCGACCACCAACCCAATCCCAAAACTCAAACATGTTGGCAGTATCGATACCGAATTCAGAAACTGCCTTACCATTTGTTGAGAGTGCTGCGAAATGCTTAGCAACGTAGGCGCTATTGCGCGCTTCTTCTAAGAACCATTCGCGCGCAGTATGCGCATTGGTCATGGTTTCTTGTGTAGTGAACGTTTTTGAGGCAATCAGGAACAAGGTTGTTTCAGGATTAACACGCTTAAGTACTTCGGTGATGTGAGTGCCATCCACATTGGAAACAAAATGCATGTTGAGGTGATTTTTATAGGCCGCCAATGATTCTGTCACCATAAATGGCCCGAGATCAGAGCCACCGATCCCAATATTGACGACATCTGTGATCGCTTTGCCAGTATAGCCTTTCCACTTACCGCTAATAATACGGTCAGAGAAAGACTTCATTTTTTCTAGCACTTCATTAATGCCAAACATGACATCTTCACCGTCCACCATAATCGGTGAGTTACTGCGATTACGCAGGGCGACATGCAATACCGAACGGTCTTCTGTTTGGTTGACTTTTTCACCACTAAACATAGCATCAATGGCTGCTTTTAATTCAGTGTCATCAGCCAAAGCGAAGAGCTTTTCCAGTGTTTCGTCGCTAACTAGGTTTTTTGAATAATCCAGCAAGATTTCGTCGCCGAATTGCGCAGAGTAGCGTTCAAAACGCTGCGCATCCGCGCCAAATAACTCACTGAGCTTGTAATCTTGCGCTTGTTCAAAGTGCGCGGTCAAAGCCTGCCAAGCTTGGGTCTGAGTTGGGTTAATGTTTTTCAACATAGTTACTGTTCCTGATTGGTAGTTTTTACTGTCTACGTCTTTTTCCCTGCGCAGCACAGCTCCCCGATATGAAATGTTATGATTATACCTTTACCGCACAACGGCAAAGAAGCAACAATTTACCACAGGTTCCCTTATTCCCAATATTAACCTGAGGACTCTTTGTTTTAGGTCAGTTTCACCCACTCAAGGAAACCCAATAGCGCTGACCTCAAACTGGAATTACAGTATGCTTGTGGCATTTCACGCATCGCAGCGAGTCCTTTTTATGTGGCAACAACAGACACTTTCTCTTTCACCGCAACGACGCGGTTTTCACCTCATTACTGATGAGATTACGAATGCAATTGAGCCGATGATCAGTCACCTCAACATCGGCTTAGTGAACTTGTTTATTCAGCATACCTCTGCCAGTTTAACCTTAAATGAAAATGCCGACCCGACGGTAAGAACGGATATGGAGGCGCATTTTAATCGCTATGTCCCTGAAGACGCGCCATATTATGAGCATACCTATGAAGGCAGTGATGATATGCCGGCACATATCAAAGCGTCGTTGTTGGGAAACAGTGTGACGATACCAATCCGTCAGGGCGAACTCGCATTAGGGACTTGGCAAGGGATCTATTTAGGGGAACACCGCAACCATGGGGGCCATCGTCGCATCATCATCACAGTGCAGGGCGAGTAGCCGCGAGCAAGGCGTTACATCACGCCTTGCTTTGCCTAACTAGAACGGCTGATTCACCATGACTCGGAAGACACTGTCTTGTTCACTCCACGCCATTTCGGTCCTCACCACAATACCTTCTACTTGAAAGCGTACGGCTGCCCCTAGGCTCCAATGCATAGCTTGATGCAAAGTACTAAGATCGAAGCTATCTGCGACACGGCCAACATCAGCGAACATCACCCATTGCCACCAAGGCACGTCATACCACCCAAAGACTGGCCATTCAGATAGAGGTTGCCAGTCAGGCAAGAGACGATATTCCATGCTGTAATGCAGTGCGGAGCGACCAACATAACGCCCCCCCGCATAGCCACGTAATCGATACAGCCCACCGAGTCGGCTTGCGGCATAGTCGGGAGGCCTCCGCCATGCACTCTCACCATCAACCGATTCACGTTGATTCCAACTGGGGACATCGGAAGCGTAAACATTGAAGGCAAGCACTTGGCTGGTTGCCCATTCGGTCCAATCAGGCAGGGCATGAAACCAGCTTTGACTTAACTCCCATTTCCACCAACTCGCCCGCTCCCGACTACCAAAATCCTTGTGAAGATGCAGCTTCGTTCGGCTGCCCTGTGTCGGGTTTCGGCTATCATTGCGATTATCCCAGTCAAGGATCGTTTCCAAACCCCAGATCGTATCAGGCAATGCGGAGTCAGGCACTTCTCCCTGCGTATTGGAGAGGGCTTGTTTCTGATAGAAAGGACGAAACTCAAGTGATGAGACACCACTACTCCATGGGTGTTTGCCGGTAATGTCGCGTTGAGGCAATAGCCCTTGCATTACGCCTGTTTGACCAGCACCCATCGGCAAGACATAGCGAGCAGACAACCGATACTGTGCTTCATCAGCATCAGTCAATACACGCTGACTCAGCACGCTGTCATGATTATTCGCATCGCCTAGGTAGTAATAGTTATCTTGGTATGACGCTTGGTAAGCCTCAACGCCAAAAATCCAGCGATGTTGTGGTGAGAGAAGATAATTATTCGCGGATGCATAAAGAATATGACTACCTTTATCAGATAGAACGGCAGCACCCAACACTCCGGCTTGAGGTTGACCAAAACCTTTTACCACGCCAGCCACCCCAACGGAGTTACCTATCGACTCACTGGTAAACACGAAAGGTACCGCCGCAGTCTCAGGCAACCAAGCAGGCCAACCATCAGCGAATATTACAGAAGAGAAAAACAGTGAAGTAACGAAAGTGATGGCGCGGCGAATCATACGTACTGCATAACAACGCGAGAGGTCAACTTTGTCACTAATTCATAGGCAATCGTTCCTATGTGTTCAGCGACTTCTTCTGCTGGTAGTCCGTCGCCCCAAAGTACGGCTTTATCACCGACTTTATCTTTTGCATCTGGCCCTAAATCGACGCTCAACATGTCCATGGAAACACGCCCAGCGGTCACGACTCTGCGACCATTGACCAAAACAGGCGTACCATTCGGCGCCATTCGGGGGTAACCATCACCATAACCGATAGCAATAACACCAATACGTGTATCTCGTTCCGCT
Proteins encoded in this region:
- the pgi gene encoding glucose-6-phosphate isomerase, with translation MLKNINPTQTQAWQALTAHFEQAQDYKLSELFGADAQRFERYSAQFGDEILLDYSKNLVSDETLEKLFALADDTELKAAIDAMFSGEKVNQTEDRSVLHVALRNRSNSPIMVDGEDVMFGINEVLEKMKSFSDRIISGKWKGYTGKAITDVVNIGIGGSDLGPFMVTESLAAYKNHLNMHFVSNVDGTHITEVLKRVNPETTLFLIASKTFTTQETMTNAHTAREWFLEEARNSAYVAKHFAALSTNGKAVSEFGIDTANMFEFWDWVGGRYSLWSAIGMSICLAIGYERFIELLEGAHEMDQHFATAEWKDNLPVILALLGIWYNNFHGAESEAILPYDQYLHRFAAYFQQGNMESNGKYVDRNGEEVTYQTGPIIWGEPGTNGQHAFYQLIHQGTKLIPCDFIAPALSHNPTGDHHQKLMANFFAQTEALAFGKSKAQVEAEFDAAGKTAEEVAHLVPFKVFEGNKPTNSILVKKVTPKVLGALIAMYEHKIFAQGIIWNIFSFDQWGVELGKQLANQILPELKEEGEVASHDSSTNGLINTFKAWRA
- a CDS encoding DUF3850 domain-containing protein codes for the protein MSVQVHELKIQPKYLEAIIRGDKTFEIRLNDRNFKVGDRVMLIDGERYIEIRIKFLTDYQQKPDNVVFSFDWIRGGKCGDR
- a CDS encoding pyocin activator PrtN family protein; translated protein: MNTNFALLARFGSPTVELRNVCQEFFGITPKTAEQKVKACDFPVPTFKLRDSERSPTLIKIEDLAKHIDECYAAAKHEWQQVNH
- the zur gene encoding zinc uptake transcriptional repressor Zur, whose product is MGESSQILDKARQLCDERGVRLTPQRFKTLELIIEYGRSISAYELLDLLKVTEPQAKPPTVYRALDFLLEQGFVHKVESTNSYIACCSLGHADHCSQLLICDNCGFVEECHDNELAALLLRRAQHQDFSVKHHVVESHGVCRKCRDSN
- a CDS encoding BamA/TamA family outer membrane protein, whose amino-acid sequence is MIRRAITFVTSLFFSSVIFADGWPAWLPETAAVPFVFTSESIGNSVGVAGVVKGFGQPQAGVLGAAVLSDKGSHILYASANNYLLSPQHRWIFGVEAYQASYQDNYYYLGDANNHDSVLSQRVLTDADEAQYRLSARYVLPMGAGQTGVMQGLLPQRDITGKHPWSSGVSSLEFRPFYQKQALSNTQGEVPDSALPDTIWGLETILDWDNRNDSRNPTQGSRTKLHLHKDFGSRERASWWKWELSQSWFHALPDWTEWATSQVLAFNVYASDVPSWNQRESVDGESAWRRPPDYAASRLGGLYRLRGYAGGRYVGRSALHYSMEYRLLPDWQPLSEWPVFGWYDVPWWQWVMFADVGRVADSFDLSTLHQAMHWSLGAAVRFQVEGIVVRTEMAWSEQDSVFRVMVNQPF
- a CDS encoding type II toxin-antitoxin system YafO family toxin, which produces MAEIYLKETVSEDDGHKLVFNVNPSLIVEAEQQDAFNDLYSDFIEYKTESADLGNIPCPDEDVQKDHCSFVDIFGKDKPNEFPKPDAGIENLHHVHIFDGETEFEYDKWINKAQIRRVCDTLLFYSYFQFKDVHYFYVLNFVLDPQGHEFQKDEEAMRIIIGRAEQYRLSIVGE
- a CDS encoding cold-shock protein translates to MSNKQTGTVKWFNDEKGFGFISSTDGKDVFVHYTAIQADGRRTLTEGQNVQFNVVDGQKGPQASDVSPA
- a CDS encoding secondary thiamine-phosphate synthase enzyme YjbQ, with the translated sequence MWQQQTLSLSPQRRGFHLITDEITNAIEPMISHLNIGLVNLFIQHTSASLTLNENADPTVRTDMEAHFNRYVPEDAPYYEHTYEGSDDMPAHIKASLLGNSVTIPIRQGELALGTWQGIYLGEHRNHGGHRRIIITVQGE
- a CDS encoding S24 family peptidase, with translation MKHIDEQIEQLKKMTQTAKNVDLARALEVSPKTIQSWKTREKIPEDIFIKAKRVAETGAITPKGYIALQLFDIEVSAGHGALVEKEEESSAMVFSERYIRHELGFNPNDIFLMPIRGDSMSPTLKNQSIVMVNRVDGFSTDGVYVFRYDGQLMVKRLQFLPGGIKVVSDNTAYEAWELSKEDLKGTDFEIIGEVVWSGQRM
- a CDS encoding chemotaxis protein CheX; amino-acid sequence: MRAEFVNPFLASLLNVLKTMASMDLAPQKPRIKKDEVARGDVSGLIGMVGPQTKGSLSITFEENLALEIMQRMLGERPNGINEEVTDMVGEITNMVTGGAKRILAEKGYDFDMATPAVVSGRGHTITHKSEGSIILMPFESEFGSAYIEISFDT